The Citrus sinensis cultivar Valencia sweet orange chromosome 4, DVS_A1.0, whole genome shotgun sequence DNA segment GTAAAACGAAGGTGGACTTTTCTAGATTGAGGAACCAGAGAACAAGGCATGCGCTCCAAAGTGTGGTAGCCACGTCCTTGTCAAATTCTTATTTCTAAGACGAAAAGTAAAACTTATCCTGCTGAATGGGAGTTTATAACTTCTGCGACTAAAAAGTCTGAGGTGGTTGCAAATTTCGTTTGGGTAATTCTTTGAATGTGCTGACATTCACATTATATGGTCCATGCACAGCGTGCAAGTGTTCCGACTTAAAAATACAACTAAATCCTCAATAAAGATGCTAGCCATTCATGAAACTCAATCCCATGTGGGAAGATTATCAAGTTTTGGGAGCAAGAAATGAGATTTTCGAATTTGTTCCACAAcggaagaaaacaaaatacttgtttatttgcCGAAACAAATAAAGtatttgcattttaatttgCTCTGCTAATTTTCAGGCAGTGTGTTCAACAACTGAGTGAATTAGTTGGACGGAAAGCTAGGCTAAACTCGTTGCGTACAGATACCGAACTCTTTTaaggggggaaaaagaaaagaaaagaaagaatgtaaattttatataatgtGGCTGTTTCGCCATCAAATTTGAGTATTCCCAGCTTGCTTTTGATGCTTCAGCTTTGCTTCCCTATTTTCACTCCCGAAATTGGGATGGGATGGCATTCTTCTGTTAAGTGCCATTCACACTGGTCAAGGTAGCGACAGCCTGCTGGAGTTGATACCAGAATGCTTGAATTCCTGGGCTTATGAGAAAATGATGGTACAAATATCATTCATTGTGCTTGCTCTCTATGTTCCTTGAATCTTTTCTCAGCTGCTATAGCAGCAGCAACGGAAGGAGGCAAATGCCGCAGACTTTCAGTATCAGTTGGCTTTTCATCACTTTCTGGTATTGTGGAAGGGCCTGATGCGAATAGTGATTCAATATCTTTCAGCCTCAAAAGAGGCTGATCTTGGTTTTTCGTGTTCCCGCTAATAAATGAACTCGTGTTCCTGCCTCTGTTTAGTTTGTATATGCTTTCTTCAACTGTATTTTTAACCTAACATGATAAAGTAAACAAGAGACAATGAATTACGTGGTACAATAATCCATGTATAATCCAATACATTCTcgtttaaaaatgaaaataaattatatgaaagaaaaaaggtaTGTAGAAAGATGAACATACAATAAATCGATGAACAAGTGTTCTATTCTCCTGCCCAATTCGGTGCACCCGGCTGATTGCTTGAGCTTCTGCTGCTGGGTTGAGTAGTGGCTCAACAAGAACAACATGTTGTGCTTCTAAAAGATTAAGGCCATTGGCTCCATGTTGGATCAAGAGTAATAACACTTGAATAGGCTTTGGCTCTGGCTGCTGGGCATGTGTCTTGTCAGTTCTTTCTGCAGAGCGTTTCTGTGCTGTAAATTTGCTGATGGCAACTTGTGATTTTCTGCACTTGCAAAGCCATAATCATACACAAGAGCATATGTTGAAGCACAGCAAACAGCTTAATCTATATCAAAAAATTCTCCAATGACTGATTTTTCCTTCGTTTTTTGCTGCAATGTCATTAAAAGTTCAAGACTTGTCATAGATAAGAGATGATTAGATTACTtgtctctccctctctctgcACTTCTCATCCTCCCTCTCTCTTTACAAGTTCTAATACAGGATTAAGCAAATGACAACTATTTTGAAGAAATGAGAAAGCTGTTactaataaaagagaaaaatgagaaaaaagtGACCGGAAGTGCACTATCAAATCACAAAGGAAGAAATAAGAAATAGACACCACATTTGATGCTATTGTTTTTTATGTTCAGTCATCTAAACATTCATCTTTTCTCAGCCCCTATAAATGtgcaaaatattcatattatcAACGTAATCTTCTTGCTGTGTATGGAAATTGTTCTGTTACCATTCTGGAGTCTTCGAATGATTCACTCACTTTTTCAAATTAGTTACCAATACATTATACAGAGTGCCTTTGCGCAGCTAAGTCCACAGAATCAgcataaatcataataaactTTCTAATAGATCATCTTACCTGCCTCCTTTCATCTTGATGCAGGTGATATTGTTAGCGATGAAGGCATGCTCTAACACATCAAGGACATCATTCCAACTTGAGAAAACAAGAATTTTTGCTTTTGGATTGGTAGATTTGATCCACAAAATTCTTCTAGTAACTGCTTCAATCTTCATAATACCACACAAGACTTAGCAAGTTAGTCATACAAACTTCAATCTTCATAACACCCCACATCAGCGCTACACACATTAGGTTCTTCTTTCTAGTTTCCCTCCCCAAACACTTTTCTCAATCTTATTAGGTGGGTGTTTGAtaatttccaataaatttatgatgtaACAATGAGAAGTTTACCTTTGTTCCATAGGAACCTTGGACAGTGAAAGATTCTTCACCCTTTTCACAATCTTGAACTCCATGCGGCATATCAGAATTACAAGATTTGTCTTGTCTGTCATCAGCATAAGCAATATTACCAATATCTGTACGCTGCCGACATGTTGGACACATTACCCATtcatttttaactttattatcaTGAATTAGTCTCTGCTCAGTCATTGCAAAAAAACCTGgggaaagaaaaattcgaaTAAAAAGTCCATCAGTGGCACTATCAGGTAAAGAGAAAATCCTTCAGAAAGTTGAGAAACTGAGACAGTCTAAAGGTCACACACCAATAAAGAAAGAGGAGCAGGGGTAAGTAGCAAAAGATTTAACCCTATGGCCTTCGTTTACTCAATTACAGGATTCCACAAGTAGAAAATAACGGGAATGATTAATGGCATGTTCATCCAATTAAACTGTTTAGGCAAGATCATACATGTGAATTGATGAAGATGCTCATAAAAGCAACTGATCTTTTTGTTTCCAGAAGAATATCATTTCATTCGACATtatgattgataatttttcatgataatttttcattacatAGCCTCCTCGCTGAGTTCCATACgctaatttatacaattatacTAGCTATCCGAGGATGTTTCTCAAAAGATTCATCCCATAGAACTCACCATGTGAAttgcaataaatttattttaataattatgagaCATTCATTAATCAATTGATGAGTGCCACATCACGTATCATCTCATTTAGGATGAATCTTTTGAGCTAAGTTTTGTAATATGCAGAATTATTCTTGTAAGGCATTAGCAAAACCATCCTTTGATTGCATAAAACTTACATTTACAACATGTAAAATGCCCGCATTGAAAAACCATCTTTTGGTTGCCTAGTTTCTCTTGACATATTGGGCATGTTTCCTCGTCAGCTTTGGATAGGGATTCAATTCTATGTTTCGTAGAATTTGAAATGGTAACCACCTCTTCAGTCATCGAGGAAATATTTGAACTTTCTTCTAAAGGTAATTCTTCTTTGGATTTTGCCAAACCCTGAAAGGCAAAAgagtatattaatttttaagttaagaAAGAAGCaagtactttaaaaaaaaaaaaaaaggttccaTGAAAATGAATAAGTAGGTCTACCAGGTTCTACTTACTCATataagaaagataaataaGAAACCAAAATTCAAACTACTTGCTTTCCTCTATAATCCTCCAGTTCATTTTCTAAATAGAATCATCCGGCATACCCTACAAGGGAGTTCCCTCTCCCTCTATAATGATTAGTATTGGGGAGTATATAtagtgggaaaaaaataagggaTAGATCCATACACAGAACAAGAGAAACTATCACAAttctattttgttaaatttcttATCGCCCCCTGTAAGTAGggtacaaaagaaaatatttaacatCAGGCGACATTTACATATGCTGACAGACGCATGCCCATTAGCACAAACTCATGCATATCATCAAGTAATATTGGTGTTAGATGATAGCTTTTGCATTATCAATGTAGCTAGGTAACACTCCTAAGTTGAGTATTAGACACAATAATGGATGaatcttctttctttcaaataaGTGACCCAAACTAAAAACTATCTGATCATTAACTCTGGGTCCCATGCTCCCATGTTCCTATTTAAGCTACCATTATTCAGCgacaaaagagagaaatttattttggatgTAAAAGATTCAAAAACACTCTGTGCTTACCTTCAAATACCGGAGCTTGCCCTTAACTTGTGACAGCAAGGTCATAGATATGAACTTTTCACTAGAGTTGGTCACGCTAGCTGATGCTAGTTCGTCTGGACTTAAAGCATCAACAGATGTATCGTTATCATCTTCTTTTAGATGCAGCCGTGTTGTTGCCATCCTAATTTCATCATGAGCACGGAGAAACTGAGCTTGAGCAGTCGCCAAGGACCTTGCATTGGCATACTCCTTTCGCATGGCcttatttaaatgaaaaagcaaaagaggggaaaaaaaaatcagattttgaaaaaaaaccCAGAATGCTTGCATGCAACAGTATCAACAAGTCCTCCATACCAGAGCAGAAAACTAGAACCGGTAATTATTACAATCTCCTTCAATAATTCAATGATAGAAAAACTATCAGAGAATGTCTCATAGTCACTAACAGCATGAAAGAATCCACCAGGCTATACCTCCAGTATGTGTAGTTGTTTGCTGGATGCTGAGATAGCCTCCCTTCCCAATTGAGTCTTACAATAATTCTTTATAACTCCAAGAATAACCTCCAATTCAGAAGGAGATTTGGAAACCTATCAAGTCAACATATTCAGTAGCAAATAGGTAAAGTAAATTCTATGCATTATTAAAGCAAGGTTATTTTGCTCATcatgaaatggaagaaattttatttcccAAACCATTGCatcaacaaacaaacaatAGGTTCAGAGTGTTGCACCAGTTTcgcaaaaatgaaaagagtatTGCACCCCCAAAGCAATCAAATAATGAAACTCAAAAAGTTGGGAATACTTATGGATTATAATTTAACAACTACCCGTCTAATAGCAAGAGAGTTTTGTTGGGAAGGGGATTGTGATTAGTTGCATCatgcaaacaaaacacaaTAAACCAAGTTTCCCCGTTGCTGATTGTCAACGGTGGAAACATAACTAGTGAGACACATCTAGCTTTAAATTTCCAACATGTTCTAGCTCAGACCtcacaaaatataaatctaGAAATCAAGAAGAATAccaaaaaaatgtaaataaagaCTGAACGagagatgaaaagaagataaCAGAGggcagaaaaaaaatatgtaatgaAAGAATGCCGGGGAAATACAGTGCACATTTTATCTCAATTAATTACAgaaggataaaattaattcatttaccATAGATCTGTGGGCCAGAGAAGCCTAGATAGCCTAAAAGACTAGTAGCAGGCTACCCAAGAAGATAATTCCTTTCTTTGACTTCCTTAACTCTCCTATTCTAAATGAAAGTAGCAAGCTATTTGAAAGCCGGTACTTATAAAAGTGATCTTTTCTGTAAATGAATAATCAACCAGTTTTGTTCAATCATATTTCAGgcaatattaattaaagaataggTAAGCAACCTACCTATTTGTAGCACTCATGctatattttgtattaatagccagtattgaaaagaaattttccTTAAAGGGTTTATATTGAAAAGATACTCTGAATTTTGTCAAAGCATAAACAAACTATGGGTAAGCCAACAGAAAACTTCAACACAGAGaagtggaaaagaaaaagtaactGACCACTACTGTCTCTCTAACATCTctcctttttatttcttcattaccAACACTTGATgaagttgaatttttatttggctGTGATAAGTaccaataaaattgattaagtGAAGAATTCTTTTTCTGTAAATCTACAGCCTCTTCAGCAGATGCAATGTCTCCTTGTGATTTCTTGAGACGAAACAGCCTTGCCTCATAATCCTGTGGAAATGACTCATctataagtttacaataagTTTAAACATACAATAAGTTTACAGCAAGTTTGAATACCAAACCTGAAATGACTCATCTAGTTCACAATGAACACAAATGGGGCCATCACCAACACCATAGCAAATTCGGCAATGCCTCATGCGATCCATGTCCTCTTCTTTTGGTTTCTCCATTGTCTGATCAATTTCTAAAAGCCGATCAAGCAATGTTTTCCTAGAGGCTTCCAATTGATCCAAACTAGACTGGATATGATACGTCAAGCCACTTATGCTTCGGTACCTAGATTAGAAgcaatacaaattaattaattcccacACAAAATAATCATGAGCCAAggttatattaaaaatacacatattCTAGTCCTCATCTCTTGGTAGTTGCCCAAACTGCTGGCATCAGGACTTCCTTCAGATTACTTTAAGACAATCAGAAGAAAagcatcttccctcaacaagAGTATGAGCATCAACCTTGAGATAGAGATGTACTACCAAAAAATGacacaatttcaaataaaaacaagaagCAGAAGCAAAAAATGATTGTGCATATGCACCCCAAAAGAGATATAACATTTCAAAGACTCACTAACCGGGATGCGGTTCTCAATGCCCTTGATTTGTTTAGACTTCCTGAGATTgcttcttcaatttttctgaTCAACTCTGCTGAGAAATCTTTGTTTCCCTCAGCATGATGAAGGGCTTCCAACCACCAAGCACTGTATTGCTTTTCTCTGTCATCCAATGCATTGCAAaccttcaaaaagaaaacacaataCTTAGGTCCTTTCCTAGGAATTTAAGTAATTGGGATTAATGGTTACCGAACATGGTATTAGAACGATGTTAACAAGAGGTATCTATTTGAATCCCGCATTCTATTACTGTGTTTGGATCCATGTGTCATGCATGAGGTCATTTGTGCTAAAATTCACAAGAAAATCTGTTAATTATATTCAGCTATGCACATCGAGAGATTAATGGTTCCAAGGAATATTTATACGCCAATGCGCACGGATTTACATGTGGTCAGTAGAGAGACTTTGGATCCTATCACGAGTCCAACACATTAAAGATGGATTTGGTTGAAGGAAATGAACCTGCATGTATGATTTTCTAAACTCTTGTTGAGCCACTGATAGCTTTACGCTAAATCCAGACAAGTATTTTTGCTTCAAGTTCTCGCACACTGTAATCAAAGATGCATCATCAAAGGATGAGGATGACACACAGCAATCAGATTTTCTGTCACCATTGAAGCCATTTTCTGATAGGTCAGAAAGGTGACCAGATGGATCCTCAGCATCAGTAAAATCCGAATTCTCTTCCCTGCTCACTCTTTGACACTTCCGAGCATTTTCATCGCATGTTTCAATGCTGTGTATCTTAAAGGCCTTCTCAGAGCATCCAGGGAAATGTTGTTCGTTTTGGGAGAGTTCTGTTGCGCAGTTTGCAACCATTGGAAGAATCTCTGTAAGATTGTGATGAAGGTGAATATTCAATAAAGGGTCCAGGCGGAAGTCTTCAGAATGTTCTTCAACTACAGCCATTGCTTCCTTGTACAAAGATACAGCTTGAGAGAGATTTTTCTCAATCAATGCTATTCCTGCAAGACCATTTAAGGCCATAACCAACTTCCTGAGGGCTTCCTCCCCTTCAATCTTGGTCTTACCAATAAGAACCTACAAACAGACATTCCTTGAAAGATTGAGATccacttgtttttttttttttttttcaaattccttTGTGTGGGGgaaga contains these protein-coding regions:
- the LOC102630976 gene encoding uncharacterized protein LOC102630976 codes for the protein MGRRKQSRPHRSGGVTLENNNTTESESNKQKPHGSEQPEKEELADVDHPFFVEVNRTCWLLDEHLDISEIVLTDLKLREEFSGFIISEDFYQVSRYTLRLHVCHVNEFIGRIKLGHWPLLSSNDVTLEFVEKCMEEEMETCKIMLSGSFDAPDEGITGLVHLASMEFLTLRPTLGITFSEDMSSLRVRVEILKSAFDACESLLENSRKTWKKSMINVMSWLRPEVLTSEARYGVSKSMEMDVELMTRTKNDVSASQKHASFDVARFYEAIKRSKAEPMLEEDLPDLLPLLRPYQRRAAYWMVQREKGDSASSSERERSQFFSPLCMPMDFLDTYSTLFYNPFSGSLSLSPDYTSSYVFGGILADEMGLGKTVELLACIFAHRKPASDDSIFIDTAVQVTDDQKVNLRRLKRERVECICGAVSESRKYKGLWVQCDICDAWQHADCVGYSPRGKKRRSTFELKKHTRKKDMTNIVVRDGEHICQWCDELIEATDSPVATGATLIVCPAPILAQWDAEITRHTRPGSLKTCIYEGARNSSLSDTSIMDISELVGADIVLTTYDVLKEDLSHDSDRHEGDRRFMRFQKRYPVIPTLLTRIFWWRICLDEAQMVESNAAAATEMALRLYAKHRWCITGTPIQRKLDDLYGLLRFLKSSPFNNSRWWIEVIRDPYENGVVGAMEFTHKFFKEIMWRSSKVHVSDELQLPPQEECVSWLTFSPIEEHFYQSQHEKCVGYAREVIQRLKDDILKRNVPGHASSDALDNPIITHAEAAKLLYSLLKLRQACCHPQVGSSGLRSLQQSPLSMDEILMVLIGKTKIEGEEALRKLVMALNGLAGIALIEKNLSQAVSLYKEAMAVVEEHSEDFRLDPLLNIHLHHNLTEILPMVANCATELSQNEQHFPGCSEKAFKIHSIETCDENARKCQRVSREENSDFTDAEDPSGHLSDLSENGFNGDRKSDCCVSSSSFDDASLITVCENLKQKYLSGFSVKLSVAQQEFRKSYMQVCNALDDREKQYSAWWLEALHHAEGNKDFSAELIRKIEEAISGSLNKSRALRTASRYRSISGLTYHIQSSLDQLEASRKTLLDRLLEIDQTMEKPKEEDMDRMRHCRICYGVGDGPICVHCELDESFQDYEARLFRLKKSQGDIASAEEAVDLQKKNSSLNQFYWYLSQPNKNSTSSSVGNEEIKRRDVRETVVVSKSPSELEVILGVIKNYCKTQLGREAISASSKQLHILEAMRKEYANARSLATAQAQFLRAHDEIRMATTRLHLKEDDNDTSVDALSPDELASASVTNSSEKFISMTLLSQVKGKLRYLKGLAKSKEELPLEESSNISSMTEEVVTISNSTKHRIESLSKADEETCPICQEKLGNQKMVFQCGHFTCCKCFFAMTEQRLIHDNKVKNEWVMCPTCRQRTDIGNIAYADDRQDKSCNSDMPHGVQDCEKGEESFTVQGSYGTKIEAVTRRILWIKSTNPKAKILVFSSWNDVLDVLEHAFIANNITCIKMKGGRKSQVAISKFTAQKRSAERTDKTHAQQPEPKPIQVLLLLIQHGANGLNLLEAQHVVLVEPLLNPAAEAQAISRVHRIGQENRTLVHRFIVKNTVEESIYKLNRGRNTSSFISGNTKNQDQPLLRLKDIESLFASGPSTIPESDEKPTDTESLRHLPPSVAAAIAAEKRFKEHREQAQ